One Pocillopora verrucosa isolate sample1 chromosome 10, ASM3666991v2, whole genome shotgun sequence genomic window carries:
- the LOC131782668 gene encoding universal stress protein Sll1388-like, whose protein sequence is MAKQQEDVKKRTVLVPVDGSEHSERAFDWYTKNFYRKDDEILVFHAAEVPSLPATPYPYGFEFTDGWKKHLEESDKKARTLLESYYKKCQESNLKCRLIKENGAPGEAVCKVIKERKVDHVVMGSRGLGTVSRALVGSVSDYCLHHSSVPVSVVPPPDRFEHHGFANLH, encoded by the exons ATGGCAAAGCAGCAAGAAGACGTTAAGAAGAGAACAGTACTAGTGCCTGTTGATGGCAGTGAACACAGCGAGAGAGCTTTTGACT GGTATACAAAGAATTTTTATCGCAAGGATGATGAGATATTGGTGTTCCATGCAGCAGAGGTACCATCACTACCAGCCACGCCATATCCAT acGGTTTTGAATTTACTGATGGATGGAAGAAGCATCTTGAAGAAAGTGACAAAAAAGCCCGCACACTTTTAGAATCCTACTACAAGAAATGCCAAGAAAGCAAT CTGAAATGCCGGCTCATCAAGGAGAATGGAGCTCCAGGAGAGGCTGTGTGTAAAGttatcaaagaaagaaaagttgatCATGTGGTAATGGGATCCCGTGGGTTGGGCACAGTAAGCCGTGCTCTTGTAGGGAGTGTAAGTGACTACTGTCTTCACCATTCAAGTGTTCCTGTGTCAGTTGTTCCACCTCCAGATCGCTTTGAGCATCATGGATTTGCTAACTTACATTGA